In Alphaproteobacteria bacterium, one DNA window encodes the following:
- a CDS encoding 5-methyltetrahydropteroyltriglutamate--homocysteine methyltransferase codes for MALPLIPTTLVGSYPQPDWLVDKAELLSHGPPRTRMESVWRQPPDLREQAQDDAVLLAIRDQERAGLDIVTDGEVRRESYFNHFANALDGIDLDRPGVVPGRTGKPTEVPRVIGPIRRREPVELAAARFLRANTGRATKITVPGPFTMTMLAKDEHYGDDRKLALAYADAVNAELKDLKAAGIDVLQIDEPYLSPNAEKARGFALEAIERALHGVEGPTAIHLCMGYAYVVKTKARQYAFLRELNGTSAAQVSIEAAEPDLDLAVLKDLPGKSVMVGVLNLGDPNVETPEMIEKRLTAALEHIAPERLIAAPDCGLKYLPRATAYGKMAAMVEGARRVRAKL; via the coding sequence ATGGCGTTGCCGTTGATCCCGACGACTCTGGTCGGCAGCTATCCGCAGCCGGACTGGCTGGTCGACAAGGCCGAGCTGCTCTCGCATGGCCCGCCGCGCACGCGCATGGAGAGCGTCTGGCGTCAGCCACCTGACCTGCGGGAGCAGGCGCAGGACGACGCGGTGCTGCTGGCGATCCGCGACCAGGAGCGCGCCGGCCTCGACATCGTCACCGATGGCGAGGTGCGGCGCGAAAGCTACTTCAACCACTTCGCCAATGCGCTCGACGGCATCGACCTCGATAGGCCTGGCGTCGTGCCGGGCCGCACCGGCAAGCCCACCGAGGTGCCGCGCGTCATCGGCCCGATCCGCCGTCGCGAGCCGGTCGAGCTCGCGGCGGCGCGCTTCCTGCGCGCCAACACCGGGCGCGCCACCAAGATCACGGTGCCCGGCCCGTTCACCATGACCATGCTGGCCAAGGACGAGCATTACGGCGACGATCGCAAGCTCGCCCTGGCCTACGCCGACGCGGTCAACGCCGAGCTCAAGGATCTCAAGGCCGCCGGCATCGACGTGCTGCAGATCGACGAGCCCTACCTGTCGCCCAACGCCGAGAAGGCGCGCGGTTTCGCGCTAGAGGCCATCGAGCGCGCCCTGCACGGCGTCGAGGGCCCGACCGCGATCCATCTGTGCATGGGCTACGCCTATGTCGTGAAGACCAAGGCCCGGCAATACGCCTTCCTGCGCGAGCTCAACGGAACCAGCGCGGCGCAGGTCTCGATCGAGGCGGCCGAGCCCGACCTAGATCTCGCAGTGCTGAAGGATCTGCCGGGCAAGAGCGTGATGGTGGGCGTGCTGAACCTCGGCGACCCCAATGTCGAGACCCCAGAGATGATCGAGAAGCGGCTGACCGCGGCGCTCGAGCACATCGCGCCCGAGCGTCTGATCGCCGCGCCCGATTGTGGGCTCAAGTACCTGCCGCGTGCCACCGCCTACGGCAAGATGGCGGCAATGGTCGAGGGCGCGCGGCGCGTACGGGCGAAGCTGTGA
- a CDS encoding hemin receptor, which translates to MTPEQIALVRSSFASVVPIKETAADLFYSRLFELDPSLKPLFKGDMKEQGLKLMAMIGTAVGGLDRLDSIVPAVQALGRRHVGYGVKTEHYDTVGSALLWTLEQGLGAAFTPEVKSAWNSAYGVLAGTMKEAAAA; encoded by the coding sequence ATGACACCGGAGCAGATCGCCTTGGTGCGGTCGAGTTTCGCCAGCGTCGTGCCGATCAAGGAAACGGCGGCCGACCTGTTCTACAGCAGGCTGTTCGAGCTCGACCCGTCGCTGAAGCCGCTCTTCAAGGGCGACATGAAGGAACAGGGCCTGAAGCTGATGGCCATGATCGGCACCGCCGTGGGCGGGCTCGACCGGCTCGACAGCATCGTGCCCGCCGTGCAGGCGCTGGGGCGGCGGCACGTCGGCTACGGCGTGAAGACCGAGCACTACGACACCGTCGGCAGCGCACTGCTGTGGACTCTCGAACAAGGCCTTGGCGCCGCCTTCACGCCCGAGGTCAAGTCGGCGTGGAACAGCGCCTACGGCGTCCTTGCCGGCACGATGAAGGAGGCCGCGGCGGCGTAG
- a CDS encoding FAD-dependent oxidoreductase — protein sequence MTGELSRRGLVRLVGRAGGAVAVRNTLGAMGLLAPAVACSEVRLAQGSGSGVRVVILGAGIAGMTAAHELSKAGYDCRIVEARARAGGRVWTLRGGDRLDEVGSSQRVEWQADRDTYFNAGAARLPHHHQGILGYCREFGVALEPFINDNRGGLIHNDRALGGRPQSRRRIQADMRGAIAALAARSLPANATALRRLLRGFGDLDSAMRYVGSPRAGFERAPGAGDQSAIQLKPLPIEEIARLLADDNTETGMHFPDGWEQAPTMMQPVGGMDRIVDGFVRSVGRMVSYDSEVVRIARGGARAQVVVRNRRSGTISTIEADHVICTIPLTVLKGIDSDFSDPVRRAIAAGSGVYIPAVKVAYEASRRWWELDHQIYGGISWTSREITQIWYPSNAFHARTGAIVGAYIWDHKAGTKYSAMTPAQRVAAAAADAEAVHPGFSRMVGKGLTVAWAKVPFSMGGWAEWDEDRTARRDHYPVLVAGDGPVQFAGEHMSHINGWQEGAVLSAQIAVRRIAEAVRARRA from the coding sequence ATGACAGGCGAACTCTCTCGACGGGGCCTCGTGCGGCTGGTCGGCCGCGCTGGCGGCGCCGTCGCCGTGCGCAATACCCTCGGCGCGATGGGCCTGCTGGCGCCCGCCGTCGCCTGCTCCGAGGTGCGGCTGGCCCAGGGCTCGGGCAGCGGCGTGCGCGTCGTCATCCTGGGCGCCGGCATCGCCGGCATGACTGCAGCGCACGAGCTCAGCAAGGCCGGCTATGACTGCCGCATCGTCGAGGCGCGCGCGCGTGCCGGCGGCCGGGTCTGGACCCTTCGCGGCGGCGACCGCCTCGACGAGGTCGGCTCGAGCCAGCGCGTCGAGTGGCAGGCCGATCGCGACACCTACTTCAACGCCGGCGCTGCGCGGTTGCCGCATCACCACCAGGGCATCCTCGGCTATTGCCGTGAGTTCGGCGTCGCGCTGGAGCCCTTCATCAACGACAACCGGGGCGGGCTGATCCACAACGACCGCGCCCTCGGTGGCCGCCCGCAGTCGCGCCGCCGGATCCAGGCCGACATGCGCGGCGCCATCGCCGCGCTCGCCGCCCGCAGCCTGCCGGCGAACGCCACGGCGCTGCGCCGCCTGCTGCGCGGCTTCGGCGATCTCGATTCGGCGATGCGCTATGTCGGCTCGCCGCGCGCCGGCTTCGAACGCGCGCCCGGTGCCGGCGATCAATCGGCGATCCAGCTCAAGCCGCTGCCGATCGAGGAGATCGCCCGCCTGCTGGCCGACGACAACACCGAGACCGGCATGCATTTTCCCGACGGCTGGGAACAGGCGCCGACCATGATGCAGCCGGTCGGCGGCATGGACCGCATCGTCGACGGCTTCGTGCGCTCGGTCGGCCGCATGGTCAGCTATGACAGCGAGGTGGTCCGCATCGCGCGCGGCGGTGCCCGGGCGCAGGTCGTGGTGCGCAACCGCCGCAGCGGCACGATCAGCACCATCGAGGCCGACCACGTGATCTGCACCATCCCCCTCACCGTGCTGAAGGGCATCGACAGCGACTTCAGCGATCCGGTGCGCCGCGCCATCGCCGCCGGCAGCGGCGTCTACATCCCGGCGGTGAAGGTCGCCTACGAAGCCAGCCGCCGCTGGTGGGAGCTCGACCATCAGATCTATGGCGGCATCAGTTGGACCAGCCGCGAGATCACGCAGATCTGGTATCCGTCGAACGCCTTCCACGCCCGCACCGGCGCGATCGTCGGCGCCTATATCTGGGACCACAAGGCGGGCACGAAGTACTCGGCGATGACACCGGCGCAGCGCGTCGCGGCAGCGGCAGCCGACGCCGAAGCCGTGCATCCCGGCTTTTCGAGGATGGTCGGCAAGGGCCTGACCGTCGCCTGGGCCAAAGTGCCCTTCTCGATGGGCGGCTGGGCGGAGTGGGACGAGGACCGCACGGCGCGGCGCGACCACTATCCGGTGCTGGTCGCGGGCGATGGCCCAGTGCAGTTCGCCGGCGAGCACATGAGCCATATCAACGGCTGGCAGGAAGGCGCCGTGCTGTCGGCCCAGATCGCGGTGCGCCGGATCGCCGAGGCGGTGCGTGCCCGGCGGGCCTGA
- a CDS encoding VOC family protein produces the protein MAASLLEHYNIFCKDLSATVKFYEKYVGLRDGDRPPFNFPGAWLYAGEQAVVHIVSESGRKDHGSGAIDHIAFRCHGLKDTLELLKKDGVAHELRQVPARPLQQVFIRDPDGVMIEMNFWDEPVVAKPRKEGVMHASEAI, from the coding sequence ATGGCCGCCAGTCTGCTCGAGCACTACAACATCTTCTGCAAGGACCTCAGCGCGACGGTCAAATTCTACGAAAAGTACGTCGGCCTGCGCGACGGCGACCGCCCGCCCTTCAACTTCCCCGGCGCCTGGCTCTACGCCGGCGAGCAGGCGGTGGTGCACATCGTTTCCGAGAGCGGCCGCAAGGATCACGGCAGCGGCGCCATCGACCACATCGCCTTCCGCTGCCACGGCCTGAAGGACACGCTCGAGCTGCTGAAGAAGGACGGCGTGGCGCACGAGCTGCGCCAGGTGCCGGCGCGCCCGCTGCAGCAGGTTTTCATCCGCGATCCCGACGGCGTGATGATCGAGATGAACTTCTGGGATGAACCGGTGGTCGCCAAGCCGCGCAAGGAAGGCGTGATGCACGCCTCTGAGGCGATCTAG
- a CDS encoding DUF3237 domain-containing protein — MSEPTLSSAHLFTIRLDVGAVDDMGVTPYGHRRVATVAGGTFEGDELKGTVQPTPAGDWITVRADGVWELDVRLTLKTHDGHLIYMSYRGLRHGPQWVLDRLAKGEKVDPSEYYFRTAPRFETASEKYSFLNRIISVGVGRREASGPIYEVFQIL; from the coding sequence ATGTCCGAACCGACGCTCAGCAGCGCCCACCTCTTCACCATCCGCCTCGACGTCGGCGCCGTCGACGACATGGGCGTCACGCCCTATGGCCATCGCCGCGTCGCCACGGTCGCCGGCGGCACCTTCGAGGGCGACGAACTCAAGGGCACCGTGCAGCCGACACCGGCGGGCGACTGGATCACCGTGCGCGCCGACGGCGTGTGGGAGCTCGACGTACGGCTGACGCTGAAGACGCACGACGGGCACCTGATCTACATGAGCTATCGCGGCCTGCGTCACGGCCCGCAATGGGTACTCGACCGCCTGGCCAAAGGCGAGAAGGTCGATCCCTCGGAGTACTATTTCCGCACCGCGCCGCGCTTCGAGACGGCGTCGGAGAAGTACTCGTTCCTCAACCGCATCATCTCGGTCGGCGTCGGCCGCCGCGAGGCGAGCGGGCCGATCTACGAGGTCTTCCAGATTCTGTAG
- a CDS encoding rhodanese-like domain-containing protein has translation MPLEIKRSVKEMFDESMKEIETLNVEQARAMHGQKGTTFIDLRDPREIWRDGGVPGAINVTRGMLEFWIDPGSPYHKPFFANGDKFVFFCAGGVRSALAAKTAQDMGLTPVAHIEGGFGAWKKAGAPVETVEPKLAGGSKS, from the coding sequence ATGCCGCTGGAGATCAAGCGCAGCGTGAAAGAGATGTTCGACGAATCGATGAAGGAGATCGAGACCTTGAACGTCGAGCAGGCCAGGGCGATGCACGGGCAGAAGGGCACCACCTTCATCGACCTGCGCGATCCGCGCGAGATCTGGCGCGACGGCGGCGTGCCGGGCGCGATCAACGTCACGCGCGGCATGCTCGAGTTCTGGATCGATCCCGGCAGCCCGTACCACAAGCCGTTCTTCGCCAATGGCGACAAGTTCGTGTTCTTCTGCGCCGGCGGCGTGCGTTCGGCCCTGGCCGCCAAGACGGCGCAGGACATGGGGCTCACGCCGGTGGCGCATATCGAGGGTGGCTTCGGCGCCTGGAAGAAGGCCGGGGCGCCGGTCGAGACCGTCGAGCCCAAGCTCGCCGGCGGATCGAAGAGCTAG